Proteins found in one Octopus sinensis unplaced genomic scaffold, ASM634580v1 Contig17695, whole genome shotgun sequence genomic segment:
- the LOC115231179 gene encoding uncharacterized protein LOC115231179 — translation MGSLCSHCKKCKKTVDHLATQCGKMLNSDYLRRHNEVVKCIHLHLCRTYGIKRGSKLKTHSVQSILSTQNVEIRVDMSIMTETKVQSNKPDIFVYDKTKQEITLMKLASRHKIASNKSKSRNFVNMICSQTNFRYFMAKVKIIPVVLTWDGVVRDISKTIWTNYRSKKPKNLYSIVVLKRTLESMVVEHRHGVRVSTEEYASAVTSLQKWHAAVTRR, via the coding sequence ATGGGATCTTTATGCAGTCACTGCAAAAAATGCAAGAAAACAGTTGATCATTTGGCTACGCAGTGTGGGAAGATGTTAAACAGTGATTATCTGCGGAGACACAATGAAGTTGTGAAGTGCATTCACCTTCATTTGTGTCGAACCTACGGTATTAAGAGAGGAAGCAAATTAAAGACTCATTCTGTTCAGTCCATATTATCGACGCAGAATGTTGAAATCAGAGTCGATATGTCAATCATGACGGAAACTAAAGTTCAATCCAACAAACCAGATATCTTCGTGTATGACAAAACCAAACAAGAGATAACCTTAATGAAGTTGGCATCACGTCACAAGATCGCCTCAAACAAGTCGAAATCGAGAAATTTCGTAAATATGATCTGCTCGCAAACGAACTTTCGATACTTTATGGCAAAGGTAAAGATTATCCCGGTTGTCTTGACCTGGGACGGTGTGGTTCGAGATATTTCAAAAACTATATGGACAAATTATCGATCGAAAAAGCCCAAGAACTTATATTCAATTGTCGTTTTAAAAAGGACTCTAGAAAGCATGGTAGTTGAACACAGACATGGAGTGAGAGTATCTACCGAAGAATACGCCTCTGCTGTTACCAGCTTGCAGAAGTGGCATGCTGCCGTGACACGCCGGTGA